The Centroberyx gerrardi isolate f3 chromosome 8, fCenGer3.hap1.cur.20231027, whole genome shotgun sequence genomic sequence TTCTTAGGACCACtgaacacacagcgagttagcccTTATAGTTCCCTCTCAGCTTTCTCCTGAACTATTGAAGCTAACAGGGAATTTACTAGCTATATTGGAAACAGATCTTACAATTATATTCAAAACAAATTAAGTAAAGACCTTTTTGGTTCTTCCATCTACATCTGCAATGTTCTGTTTTTGCAAGTTTCAAAACACAAAGGCAGAGATTATGATAGTTTTGATGCCCAAAATCAGAATAATCCTGATCCTACTGGAAGGATGATTCAGAGACATAAAGTAAAGAACATTACATTTAACCCAGAAGTTGTGATGTAACTGGTGAGGAGGTGAAGGTAAGTACAGTCTATACATCTTGAATATAGATTAAAATAGTATTTAATgttcacattttattaaatgaaCAAAACCTTCAACACAAAGTCTCATACCACTGCTGCCATTCCAGGTGGAAGGCCTAGTCAATGAGAGATGCTGTAAGGTCCTTGACttaatgaatgaaaacactttTCAGAGAAAGTGGAAGTTTTGCTTTGAATTATTTTTGACTTGAGACTTTGAATTTTGTCTTTAAGTTCCTATGAACTGTGTACTTATGCAGGTAAGTGAATACAGACTGTCTTTTACACATCTAGTGTAGTTCACCCAAGTCTTTTTGGCCTAACAACAGCTGTGACATTATTTGTCCAACAGATGGCAGGATAGAGTTCTATTTAAAGACTGCAAATCTCTGAAATCTTGATCTTGTATCTGGATCAGAATGATCCTATCTGATATCTTTGTCAAACTGGCTCCAAACTCTGATGGCCCTGGACTCTAGTTGGGACATTTATCCACAGCTATCAAGATCCCTTTCATATATGGTTTCCACTCAGAACCCTATGAGGACTCTTCAGAGTCTCATGATTACTCACAGGAACTTGTGGAATGCTGTTTTGCTGtattgtcattttcacatgaacGATGTCGCAATTGTCAATAATATAGTCAGTATAATATAATCAGTTTTGCTTGAAAAAGCAGGTTTACTGTTAAGAGATTGGAGTGGTTCTGTAGCTCTTTTGGAAACTTCTGACACTCATTCTGTGAGAAATAAACACAGAGGAGCAGCTGAAGCAGAGTGAGTCCACAGCTCATCCTGCCAGGTTGTCCTCATCTGGGCCCAGTTTTTCAAAGCTTTTCATAGGATTTAAGTAACCAGACTGGATTAAATCTGAAATTTGGGAATTTCGAAACCTTTATCAAgcataaatgttgtttttcaaaaCTAGAATGCAGAGATTAGGCTACTTTTTATGCCAAAGATTAGGAATTGAAGGGATTCAGGGTGGATTAAGAGACTTAAACTTAAATATAAAAGTTATATTTTCTTCTAAAAAATGTGAGTGATGAGGATGTAGGGAAAATACAGCCTATGCATCTTGGATATGGATAAAAAATtgtatttaatgtttacattttattaaataggctaaataaaaCCTTCAAAACAAAGTCTTACACCAGCAGCCTCAATTGCAGCCCGATGAACTAACTGGACGGTCAATGAGATGCTCTTGTGAACTTTTATTAAGGGTActtgaataatgaatgaaaacagcagagaaatggTAAGCGAGTAAAAAGTATTTTACAAGATTTCATCTAGGCCAACAACATGCTGAGACATTATTTGTCCACCAGATGTCGACATAGAGGTGTATTTAATACTGCAAAACTGGACTCTGCAATCTTGATCATGTGCTATCTGCATCAGAATGATCCAGAACAAACTTATTCAGTCCTGTTTTTTCCAATTTAGGAATATTGCTAGAATTAGACCAGTCATGTCAGACACTGATATGGAGAAAATGATCCACACCTTTGTGTCCTCAAGCCTGGACTACTCTAATTCCCTCTTCTCATCAAACTGCGACTGCAGCTAGGTTTCTGGAAAAGTAGTATAGTCACAGGTCCCACAGCATATTAATTTAACATGACTTTTAACTTAAAATTGTTGTATGCCTTGATGTCTGTATATGTGCTTGCTGTTTCAATATTTGTTTGCTTTATTAAGCACTTTTAATACTTTAATTATTGTTTTGAGGTGCTATACACATAAAGTTTACTTATTTACGTTATCGGATTAATAACCAAATTTCCGAGACAATACAGCATGCAAGTGTCCCAAAGAGTTTCATTGAATGCAAATCTCCCACGTTGGTGAACAAACGCGCGAAACGCCTGAGTCTGTCACAGACTATTATGCacctatatatgtatatacctatatatattatatactatatGCACCTCTCTGGACAAAGTGCCCCATTTGACCTGCGTAAATAACTTTAGTAAGTGCTTTTATCATACAAATTTCCACTTTGTACTGGTCTCCTCGAtgaacatttcttttcattagAGCACTTCtaacagtagctagctagctacctccTAACAGCTTTACACCAACTGGGGTGGCtacactaacgttagctaacgtttgcTAGTAGCTCACAGAAGTTGAAGCTAGGGAAAAAAGCAATTTCTATCACAGAATATGCAGGGGTATTTCTATTTTATATGGGcaattcatttacattttactgtaGGATATGTTGCTTGAACCTTTTGTAGGTTTTTGTTGATTGATCAGTGTTGGCTAATCAGGTGGAATGGTGCCTTATGTGAAAGATATGTCACAAGCTTTTCTAAGCCAAAAGAGAGGTAGATAATTTTACTCTTTTTGAGGAGTATGCTCTTGAAATTTTTGGGTAACATGTTCAAATTTTGCTTGGCCAATTAAAATGTGTGGCTTTTTAACTGTTTCTACCTAGCTGCCTATGAACCTGGCCAACTTCTCATCTTCTGCCCCCACTGTGGGCCTTGTGGAAAGAGTCAGCATTCTTAACCCAGATAGGGGTAACATGAAGCAATGGTGTGAATGCTTCATGCATCAAGGACATGCTTGTCTGGCATATAAAATGCTTCATGACTTAATCAAGGACACACTATCAAGACACTATCAGCCCCCGTCTCTTAAGGAGATAAGGACCATCATGCAGCAGGTGTAGACTCTGTGGCTTTGATTATTCTATGGAGGTAAATATTTATTGAGCTCAATATCTAATAAGTGTTTATTTTCATCTGTGGCATGTGatctttttttctgcctttgcACCTGCAGCTGGTCGTGGCTTTTAAGGCTTTGAAGAGCATAGGTTGGATTCACACAGACCTAAAACCAGATAAAACCAGACCAGATAGCATCATGCTGGTCAACCATATGGAACAGCCCTTCAGAGTCAAAGTAATTGACTTGATGTAGCCATTTCTGCTTCAGAAGTGAAGCGTGGCTACACCTCTCAGGCTGTTGCGTACAGGTAGGTTCTATGAGACCTGGACAGctcatctgctgtgtgtgtttgcagtttgCTAGCACTATTGTAAATGAGTAGTTGAGGTTCTGTCATTCCTCTATAGCTACTAGGATAAATGTTGAATTTAACTTTGTAATTCACAGCTGGTGTCAGTGTTTAGTACTGGTAtagtgtgttcatgtgtctggATTGGTACCATGTCAGATGTTGTATTCTTGGTCATTTCTTATGTTTGCCTCTTCTATGTTTCTCTTCCACCCTCAGGTCTCCAGAAGTCCTCTTGGGCCTCCCAGTCTCTGAGGCCATAGACATGTGGGCTGTTGGTTGTGTTATGGCATACATGTTCTTGGCAAACACCTCTACCCTGCATACTGTGAGTATAATGCGGTCAGTAATATAATACCTATACTTGATTGTGTAGCTGCTCTAAGACCACCAGGCGGTTTCCACCACAGACAAATCTCCAAACCCATGTGGAGACTTGATGTTGCATGTAGGCTAATGTGATGCTATATTGTCTTTCCAGATGCATTTCATTGTGGAGCCAGGGAGCACCTGCTGGATGCTGGGACCAGGACCAGCTCTTTTTTCAGAAGAAACCCAGATTCCTTCCCTCACGTCTGGAGGCTAAAGGTATCGTAACACCCTCTTGCGTTGGTCCTATCTGCGTCGGTCCTATCTGGACCAATAACTTTTTCTCCCCCAGAAGATCCAATAACCCCTTTAAAACCctgttaaaaatgtatgaagAAGTATCTAATGCATTCTGCGTTTATTTAGACACCGGCAGAGTTTAACTACGAAACTGGAATCCAGtccagagagagcaggagctTCATCCTCAGTTGTCTGGATGACCTGAGAGGGGTAGGTGGTCCCTGTTTTCTTGTACAAGAAAAGACtgaactagaaaaggttacattttctggagaaaatttgtgtgcttgctttagtTTGAAAGGTTAAAAATTTTAATTCATTAGAAAGAGTTTAATTACtttatgttttactttttgATTATTTGGAGCTCAAGCaattgaatgaaaacaaaaaagctgACTTTTGTAGatataatgaaatgaaagtgtCTTTAGTACcactagcagcagcagcagtagtagtagtagcagcagtagtggtagtactagtagtagctattagtaatagtagtactagtactagtattAGAATttgaaagtacacaaaaaaaatcctccccctccccctctgctccctccctcccgtaactcctccctccaaaCAAGGCTCaagtgcgtgtgcatgtgcatgcctGCCAATTGAGAGCGCGGGGGTAAACTTAATTCCAAATCTTTTCACAGGAGAGAGAGCACCGTTTTGATTGATTGAGCATTGGGAAAACAtaataaattccaaaccttttatgcaaaacacagctctgctaaTTTATTAAGAATTCATGGTAATATAGTGCTGTAATTTGAAAATTCATAGGCAATAAAAACATTGATACAAATAGTATGAAACAACCATTTACACATAAACTGGCTGTGTACATGAATACTACTTTCTTGTAGTAATGCAAAATCCAAACCCTGTCAATAAAAGCATGTCCATAATTTATTGTACATCAGCAATGGTAATGAATACTGATTGGGACAAATATGCTGACTGAGGTACAATTTCTTATAAATTTATAtctacagtattttctgtagtacaCATTCATAGTAAAGGACTTACTGAATTGTTTTCCTCAAGCTTCTGACACAAACAAGCAGGAAATTCACCTCAACTAGATCCCCTGGCACAGTACTGTAATATTACATCCTGTTACAATAAAACAGGCAAAACGAACAgacattgtttttcattttgatattttcaaGGGAAAGCTTTTCAATAAAGAAAGTGGAATGCAGATCAGAGGGAaggaaatattgtgatattgaacacagacacatttcatatttctgAGAATATGAAATTCAGTCTATCAAGAGTGTGGTAACACTGTAGATGCATTGGCTTGGAGAACATAGAACAAAATGTCTGGAATAAACATAGATATATTGTACAATTTTGCAGAAAAATTTGGtcatttaagatttttttttttttttttttttttaagaattctCTCAATTATGTGGTTTGGCCTGTTAGTGGTTACAGTACTCACAACCTTTGGAAGTAATGTCTACATTTTCCACTAGGTGGTGGTCTAATTACACACCTTGAAGAAAGCCACTTTCAGAATTCATAGTCTGAAGGTGTTGTGAACTAGATAGTGATGAAACATTGTAAATCCTGGAGTAAGCAACCTGTTAACCTGAATAAAATATTGCAGTGTTGTTAGTTTGGTCTCTGAATTGAAATGTAATATTGTTCAGTGTTTATCCACAGTATTGCAAGGAACAAGAGAAAATACTGCATATTAATAGGTTCTTGGAAGCTTCATATGAAACTTGTGTTTGGGCCAACTGATGttgactgtgtgactgtgtgtctgtaacaGGCATCATAGCTAAActgaaaaaatgtccatcttaaagCAAGCTAAAGTGTCTACTAATGGcctgagataatttcacttgttttctatGCAGTTACATTTGTaatttcaggagttttctagaaatgtgTCAGTGTCTCGAAATAAGATATACCAAGCCACTAgcacttgtttaaagaaaacaattgaaaaaaagCTGatatgtattggaaacaagtgaaaatatctcACCGTatggacagtttttttttttcacgtgtTTTAAGATAAATAGGGTTTTAGTAGTATGCAAGATGAAATAACTTGGTActatggatatttttttttcttatttctgaatccTCCTAGGCCATAACAATAACATATATGAATTCTTAAATTTGGTGGTACTCCCTTACAATTTTTAGATTCACACCCAAGCTGAGCAGAGAAAGGGACAAGTAACTGATATCTTCAATTCTCTCCAAAGGCAGTAATCAATGTGTAAATCAATTGTATTGATCAGTACTGCATCATTTTGCCCTGTTGCTCAACCGCCTGATAAGGATTACTCTGGAAGAGAAATGCAAACAGAGCAGATCAGTCTTTAAATTCCATTTATTGTATTTGGGTTATAAACATCACAAAATAGAAAGTTGAGGAAGGTCTTGCACAAAGATATATAATGAAGTAAAAGAGCAACCTTAGATTAGTCAACGATGGCAATGGAAACAAGCATGATATCAATCTTGTTTAAGTGCTGTACTGCAGTTATATTAGGGACATTCGTATTCTATCATTTACGTTTTAGTGCAAACAAAGTCTTTGCAGCTCATGGCTCCAAGGAATTATTCAACATCATTAATAAAATAGTTGTTTACAATATAGGTTATAAGGTtgctctttttatctttttattgcATATTGTTTTTGAACATACTTTATTAGTTACAATAAGGTCTCAAGGTCATATCTTCAATTTATCTAATattcaatatataatatacatcTTACATTTCCAAGCATCAAATGGTTTTCTATTATTAACATAATTAATTTCATTATAAGCAATATCAATATTAAAATACCTGAATATAAATAACATGCTTTAAGCAAAATAATTGTTCATTTACAATGGTAGGTAAAAGAACCTAAGTCAAGAGCAGTCAAGCCTTAAGAAATAGCTAAATCTATACATTGCTTTGtgtcaaatgcatttttttcgACTGAAGGCCACTTTCAAACAAAGCAAGTTACACAAGAATGACATCAAATCTGATAACGTGATAAAAACAAGTTGCAACTAAAATTCTTAATTAAGTGGGAAAAGAAATAGGTGGCTTGATTGTATTCCTTTTTGTCTATCAAACAACAACTAATATAGCAATAAGATAAATAATCACCCACACAACTATACTTTAGAAATAATACTAAAGTACTACTAAACAGTAGTAATATTACAACCACTGTAACAAGGTACACTATAGGTTTGATATAATATTTGGTGGAGAAAACAATAGAAGGTAACTGTTACAATATGAGATGTGGCAGTGCCTCCTATTGGAGACAATGGGATGTGTACTTCATAAATAATGTGTGCTTCATACACTGTCTGCAGAAACTGCACAGAtcatacattttcatatctTAAACACCTGGATAACTGGGTTTGTGCCTAGTCTACATGCAGGCTAACAACGCTTCTGAGTGCATCAAGATCAAAACAagccaaaaacaacaaagggtaatgtttgtatgtgtgtgtgtgtgtgtgtgtgtgtgtgtgtgtgtgtgtgtgtgtgcgtgtgtgtgtgtgtgtgtgcgtatgtgtgtgtgtgacagagagcaagagagagagagagacagagagagagattggtcTGAAATAATCAAATTTATCCAAAATTTTAAACTTTCCATATATCTATTTCAATTATCAATTTGCCAAATCACTGTaatgtatttacagtatgtacacatagTGTAGCTGACATCATTATCATGGCTATATAGTGCTAGACTATATAATATCATCCAAGAGATGAGGGGTTCCCACCCAGTCCAGTGTTCGTGGCTCAGATGCAGCCATGATCATACACATAAACTGTTTCCCTGTTCTCTTATCTATTGGGTAAATAGTAGTAGGAGTGAACCTCTGATTGCTCTCCACAAACTCACATAGCTGATTATAGATTTTGGGGTACTCATGACGGAGGAAGACTCCCCTGGTCCTGAGCTCACGCTGGATATTGACAAAGCACACCTCTCTtgcttttcttccctcctccccctccttatCAATGTCTGGTGTGCCTGGAGGCGGAGTAAGGATGAGAGTTTCCATTTCACTATCCTTCCTGAATACCTTTTTGTCTGGGCTGGAAGAGGCCAAAGACACCTTTGCATATTTTCGAACTGTTGGTGCTTGGACTCTTGGTGAGGGTCTGTTAGGCACTAGTTCACCAACAGCTATGGATACATTCAGAAGGAAACATTCGTTGGGGTCATATTCATTACCTGCCTGCTGCAATTCCTTGCAGTAGTCACCTAGGTTGTCCTTGAAGCCATCCAGCTCTCTGAGAGACAAGTATGTGGGAGACATGAGGAGGCTCTCAAGCCCAACCTGCAGGAAGTTGTCAGCTGTCCCTGGATTAGCAAAACCCAGGAAGAGAACGCCTCTCCCTCTGGAGAGGTAGCCAGCTTTAGCAATGCGAGAGAAGGCTTTATGGATCTCTGAATTCTCTCTGCAGAACTTCAGGGTGTGCCGACACACACTGCTGACACGGCCGTACAGGCAGTTCTCTTTATGGTTCTCCCAGTCATCCCTGCGACAGTTTCGGGAGCAGTAAAAGGTGTAGCAACTGTGACATGATTTGAAGTACAGACAAGCATTGAACAGAGTCTCTATCCGCTTGCACTTCCTGTTAGCACAAACCATAGTGTCGTCTTCATCTGTGCTGTGGTCTGGAGAACATTCTTCGGCACTCCTTTGTAAACCATCACAGCCACTGTCAGGGTCTTTGATCGTGTCAGGGCTGGATTTGGTGGATGGGAGCTGGGTGTTCAGACATCCTAGATTTTCCAGTCCAGAGGATCCTCTTTCcttttcatcatcttcactAATCAATTGTTTTAATTGGTCCAAAAGGCCTTCACTTGACTTCCTGCTAGTTGGAGGTTTGTAATCAACAACTAGGTCAGCTAATAGCTCGTCCAGTTGTTCTAGGCTCTGTTGCAGGGAGAAATTATTGTGTTTCCTGTCTTTGGTCATTTCTGCTGTGTCGGATGGCTGCTTTTGATGCATTTCTCTGGGAGACGGTGTCTTCTCATTGTCCAAGGCATCCCAGCTGACTGAGTGCATGTCACGCCGTTTGTTGTTACCTGCACGTATGTCATTGTCTGTTATGGTGATCTCAGGAGTTACAAACCAGAGCCCACTCTTAGTGTTCCTCCAAGGATTGCTTGGACCCCTCTCTAAGGAGTTCtcagagagggacagagcagCATATCGCCTTGGTGAACTAGAGAGGTTAAGTATAACGGGTTGAGCTGTACCATCAGAGGATGTTGCATGCCTTTCCTGGTAAAACAGGTTCTCATAGCTGCGTCCACGAGGCACTGATTGCTCTCTGTCCTGGCGTGGATATAGAATATTGTCCCAAGACTTGGAGTGGTTTTTGACCTCTGCTCCTAGTCTACTTGTCTCTACACAGCTGTTAGCAAACCAGGGGGGCATAGTGGGGTCTTGTCTTACTCTTGGTGGAGTGTGCTGAGAGGACTGGTTAGAGTAACCAGATATACTTGAGCGATACCAATCATCTGTAAAAGCCTGGGACATCCGAGGGCGCCGACGGCCCTCTGTGTGATATGGCCTTGGTGGAATGTATTGCTCTGCAGCTGGGTTGAACGGCTTGGAGTAAAACATCCTGGAGCTATTCAAATTATATGGATTGGCCCGGTGGTCCTCCCCATAGTACGGTCTAGACAGTGGAGTTTGAGAAAAGTATGACCCTGCCTCGCTTGTGGAGTAAGGTCTGTTATAGACAGTCTGCATTGGCTCTCGGTTGGATATTTGGTCTGTGTAGTAGGACCTGACAGGGAGGGTGTGCACCCAGCGAGTCCTTGGATCATACTGACTAGTCAGAGTGCTACCATGGCTGGTTAGACTGGACTGATCATCCTGAAAGTATGTTCTAGAATAGGGATGGACTGGATATCTAACTGGGTCCTCAGTATAGAAGAACTTAGTGGGTATGTTAGGGTTTGAGTATGCCCTTTGCTCTCTACTTAGATATGGTACTGTTGGGGACGGCATTCTGTGCATGTCTAGATGCTGATAGGAGATGGGAGACATGCTGGTGGTGTAGTGGTATCCTTGTCTAAAATCTCCGCTGTAGCATTCGCTTGGAGTGGGCGTTGGTGAGGAGACAATCTGCCGTGGTACATACAACCCTCTACTGCTACTGGACTGAGAGTATCTCTGCCAAGGATGCTCAGTTCGCACACTGGGGACCTGCCTGGATGTATGCTGTAGTACAGCAGCATCTGGTTTAATATCCACACGGCATCTGACATGAGGAGTTATGGCTGGTTTATCTTGTTTGTCCTCCTCAAAACAGTCTGAGACATAGAGGGGAGAATGGGGCTGCAGTTTGATTGGATGAACCTCGTTCAAATAAGTCCTGTTAGAGGTAAAGGACTCTCGATGTGTTTCAGAAGTCCTCAGAGTGTCTGATGCAGCCTGAGGTGCATCCCTCCCCTTCCTGGCTCCTGGAGGGGAAACTGAGATGGGCACAGGAGTGAGGGTGGTCTTGACTCTGGGAGCACTTTTAGATCTTGTTCTCTTTTTAGAATCAGACCATGTAATATGACTGGTTTTGTCTTGGCTGGTGTGCTGCTGGAATTGTCTAGTGTTAAACAGATCAGGAGACGAGAAACGAAGGTGCCCCGGTTGATCCAGCCCATTCCACATTGCATCTTTGCTCAGTGTCTGATGCTCAGTCCTCTTGTAAGGGTACTCCATTGAGGAAGAGAAGGACTGTGGGTCGTCCAGTGACTCAATGAAGTCAAAGCTACGGCAGTGTCTTTTGTTGATGATTTCTGGTTTGTCAATCATTTGCAAGTCACATTGctgagaggagtggagagaaatGGAGTGCCCAGTGATGGGATTTAGAGTAATGTCCTGATATAGAGTGGATACCAATATATCAGGGGGATGTGTTCGTGTCATCTTAAAGGAACTCCAATAGTCCCCATTCACTGTGATTCAAGATCAACACAACCtgtgaaaagaaagagatagaataataatagaaatatgCACTTGAAATGTATAGCTTTGGATTTGGTGTTCTGAAAAAAAGAGGCAGACAGTAACTTCTTTAGAAAATATGTGTACAAAGCTTAACTTTACAGTCAACGATACTTGGGCCTGACCAATATTGGATTTTTTGGTCTGATACCTATGAAGATAATTGGGTTTAAATTTAACAGATTTAGTTGTTGATTTACTAACCAATTTAATGGAAGACTTCATGGCAAAAGCCACAGCAGTTAATAGTTGCCATATCCTTTTTAACTTGAAGACCAGtaattattttaaaatcttGAGTTCACTTTGTATTTTTGTGGAGTTGGTTTGTATCTGTAATCTAAATATAAAAACTAACAAGACCTTGAATTATACAGGTGATGTTTTGGTCCAAAATaagctattcacattatcatGCACTAACAGAAGttgttttttgtcatctttcttAAATGAAAAAGATTATAGGTCATTTTGAAATTAGCtacaaaattattattaattaaaaagaaaataggtCTTTACTTGTCATATTACTTAGAAACATGCTTGaagggaattttttttttttaagagattataaatcattttacaCAAATAATGGGTAAATATGGTTATAGTTGATTGTCTTGACACTATTTAAATTGCATTAGGTAAATGGTAATGGATTAGGAATAAAAGCTAATGAGGCATGATAGATCACAATAAATCATGTACATACTGTGCAGAAACATAAGCCATTGCAATGTGAACAAAACATGCCTGTGGTATATTGTTTGCACTATTCATGTCTTATAAAGAAATCAAACAAAGATAGTCAACTACTGTCAACCACTGCCTAAAAGATGCCATTGTTTATGTAGGCCTTCATTGATTATTATGCAGAAAAAGATCAGTTCCAACATTGGTTTGCTGGATTTCTACGTGTCTATGAcatagacacaaagacacacacacacacacacacacacacaggcttttttGTTGGCACTCACCCATGAGCTAACCCTGAGTtaccatctgttcatcctgatGAGAGAGGACTGACCAACCATCTCCCTGTCATGTCTCCTCAACACACCTAAATATCAcgtctgttcacacacacaaccataacCTCGACAGACGCCAAGCATAAACCTACCAGCTATTCACTTGAATTTTGTTATATGGCAGGCTAACtctgtgtactgtgtacatTTTGGTGCTGTTAATTGATGATGTTAAAATTACACATAACAACTACTATTGGTATACAAGGATTAATGCTTTTGTTTTAATGGATTGCTACTAGATTCTCATCAGTGGGTATGAATGGGTAATGACATTTTCTATGCAAAAAATAACTAATCATACTGTCTTTGGCAAGATGGATCACAACAATTTAAGATATCAATTTTCTACATATCATATTCCATTAGTGTTTCCGAAGAGATCTCATGACATTTGTCTAATTATATATGGCAACTTTACATGATAAATACAATTTTCTTCATGTTAGAATGTGAGTGTTTCCCCTGAATGCCTGATGGAAATATTCCAGGTCTTGATTTAGCTTGCTAAAACTAACATTTGGAATATATGTGGCCAAGAAATGTGCGATGTGTCTTATGAACAAATTTCTATGGTTTTTCAAAACCTTTGAACATTATCATTTTCCAAAAGTTTTTTGGTCTTGAAAAAGGGGGTTACATACTTTTACGTACAGtttacatactttttttttcagcttttccATTTCCACAGGGACTCTGCAGTTTTCACAGGGGTCACTGATGTCTAATTGATGGCTGAATGTCACAATAGCAGGAATACGATCTGGGACTAAGTCTGTGTCAGCTGTCCCAAAATagcagggagaaatc encodes the following:
- the unm_hu7912 gene encoding apical junction component 1 homolog, with translation MTRTHPPDILVSTLYQDITLNPITGHSISLHSSQQCDLQMIDKPEIINKRHCRSFDFIESLDDPQSFSSSMEYPYKRTEHQTLSKDAMWNGLDQPGHLRFSSPDLFNTRQFQQHTSQDKTSHITWSDSKKRTRSKSAPRVKTTLTPVPISVSPPGARKGRDAPQAASDTLRTSETHRESFTSNRTYLNEVHPIKLQPHSPLYVSDCFEEDKQDKPAITPHVRCRVDIKPDAAVLQHTSRQVPSVRTEHPWQRYSQSSSSRGLYVPRQIVSSPTPTPSECYSGDFRQGYHYTTSMSPISYQHLDMHRMPSPTVPYLSREQRAYSNPNIPTKFFYTEDPVRYPVHPYSRTYFQDDQSSLTSHGSTLTSQYDPRTRWVHTLPVRSYYTDQISNREPMQTVYNRPYSTSEAGSYFSQTPLSRPYYGEDHRANPYNLNSSRMFYSKPFNPAAEQYIPPRPYHTEGRRRPRMSQAFTDDWYRSSISGYSNQSSQHTPPRVRQDPTMPPWFANSCVETSRLGAEVKNHSKSWDNILYPRQDREQSVPRGRSYENLFYQERHATSSDGTAQPVILNLSSSPRRYAALSLSENSLERGPSNPWRNTKSGLWFVTPEITITDNDIRAGNNKRRDMHSVSWDALDNEKTPSPREMHQKQPSDTAEMTKDRKHNNFSLQQSLEQLDELLADLVVDYKPPTSRKSSEGLLDQLKQLISEDDEKERGSSGLENLGCLNTQLPSTKSSPDTIKDPDSGCDGLQRSAEECSPDHSTDEDDTMVCANRKCKRIETLFNACLYFKSCHSCYTFYCSRNCRRDDWENHKENCLYGRVSSVCRHTLKFCRENSEIHKAFSRIAKAGYLSRGRGVLFLGFANPGTADNFLQVGLESLLMSPTYLSLRELDGFKDNLGDYCKELQQAGNEYDPNECFLLNVSIAVGELVPNRPSPRVQAPTVRKYAKVSLASSSPDKKVFRKDSEMETLILTPPPGTPDIDKEGEEGRKAREVCFVNIQRELRTRGVFLRHEYPKIYNQLCEFVESNQRFTPTTIYPIDKRTGKQFMCMIMAASEPRTLDWVGTPHLLDDII